The Nicotiana tabacum cultivar K326 chromosome 1, ASM71507v2, whole genome shotgun sequence genome segment CACTTGCTTTGAATCAACCGGTTCTTTCCCGACCCGGATGTAACCCGAATTGGGTCTTGCAAAGCAGAGACCTTTTGCTCCATGCTTCAGCAAGCGTATGCATTTACTCAGCTTCGAAATGGCTCTGCTGGCACATCCCTGTGATCTCAACCGCTTATCTCCGACTCTTCCGTTTGTTCTCCGGCGAATAAAACAGCTGAAAACTCTCACCAGCCTCCGCCCAAGTCTGAAACCTCTCCCTTTCTTCATAACTTAATTAATCGTCAGAGAAAGATTGTTGGTTTCCCAAAGAGAAGACTGAGTTCCTTGGTTTTATGAGAGCTGTGGCAAGTGAAATTTGATGAAATAATATATCacaatgtgtatatatatagaaatTGAGGGTGGGGTTTTGAAATGGTCGGCACACACGAAGAGAAGTGATCAGAATTGTTAGACTTTGAGATTTACTGTATTATTTATGGAGAGAAATAAATACTTAAGAGGGAAAAAACGGACAAGGAGGAAAGGTGGTCAGCTGAATAGTCGCTATGATGTTTCGCGGCTGTATGGAGTTTCAGGGGTCAGATAATTCCCAGAAAGTATTCCTTTGTCCCATTTATCCTAGTTTATTTATGTGAACCGGCAAGGAttaaaatacataatttttaATGCAAAATTGGATCATAAATCTTTTAATAAAATTCACATATTCAAAAAATTAGATGATAATTAAAAAGAGACTAAAATAATTATACTGGTTAAAAGCACTTGTTTGACTTCCCAAATAATACATATTCTCATAATATGCCACATAAGAAGAACTTCATGTGTCCTAATTTacgtattatattttttttagcctGTTTAAAAAAGAATATCGTACTTCCTTATTTAACTTTTTATTTCCCCTTAATGAAATGAttaatatctataagtttttTAGACTACAAATTTTAAAAGcgttcttttcttttaaattttttttgtgcCGAGTCAACCATATAAATTGGGAGGAAGGGAGTAATTTTTTTAACACAAAAAAGCATATAGTAAGATTGAATTCATGGAATAACAAATGAAAACGAGCATAATACGCCCAATAACAGTAATTTTCttccagcaaaaaaaaaaaacagtaatTCTCGGAAACTATTCAACTCTAGGAGTCATATTAGATCTATATACAAAAGCATAAGTTACATAAACTTGCTAACGCTCAAATTGAAGCAATTGAGAATAGGTAGAGgagtgttttctttttttttaactttcattAATACTTTTCcgaatttaaaattttccttaAGGCGCTTGATTTTGTTGTTCGCATAAAAATAATGGTGctattatttttgtatctttatttatgttatttgtgtAATTACATAATTTTTTAATAGGCAGATCTCCGTGAATGTAGAAATTTTGGCAAAACTCAACTAAACAGAAAATTTTAGTCCACTTATTTTGAAACAGAGAATATTAGTGGAATTTTCCTTTATACATTTCCCTAATCTTCCGCCACGTTAGGGCATTATATTGACGATATCTCATTATTGGAACTATAAATTATTTTTCGATGGTGAGAGCATAGAACGTAACTTCCAAGTTCGAAGTAATTTACAAGATCATTAGAATAATCAAGCATTAACCATAAATGTTGAAAATAATGATAGTTAcgcaaaaaataatatttgatcTATTATCATAAGTTATATAAGAATCTTATCCACCCTCGTTCAATAACAAATGTGCAAAAAAACGAAGGTTAACATATTCAATTTTAGCAGCaatttgagaagaagaaaaatccTGAAAAGGCAAAATTACATACATAGATATTTACGTAAAATGACTACAATTTGTCGTttacaattttcaaaaattatggTCAAATATAAATTGAATTACTTTTCAAATAATTGTGCTTCTATTCGTGGTGCATAACAAAGGAGCATTATTCCATCTGACTATTCATCATATATTTGTAAGCTTGAGAATTGTGAAAGAATGCAAATTTCAAGTGACAAAACCTTGTCCAATGATAGAACTGTAGTATAGGTACAGAGGAGAAGAATGTATGCATTTGCTTAAATTTTTGGCATACCaaaagatttatatttttttaaaaaaaattcaacattTGTATTATAACAAACGGGCataaaatataccaaaaattattGGGTTGGTAATACACATGGAATGCTGGAGTCTGGACCATAAAAGATTTGAATCCCCCATTCAAGATTGATTTTAGATGGGGGACCTATAATTGATCACCTCATGGCCACTGATGTACAAGAacattatattaattaaaataataggTTATATCATTTTTGGTATATTTGCAGTAGGATGCACAAAATTATATACAATATACATaactgttctttttcttttttaaaatatagGAAGAGTAAACTTTACCTCCCATAAAATTGTGACCTTTTGGAGAGGGATGGGGTCCATCTGAGACCAATCTTTTTTGGACACAAACATATAACTAAGAAATTGGAGAGAATTTGGGCAAGGCACTAAATTTAGAAGTAACCGTACTGATGATGAGAAAAAAGAACGGATGATGAAGTGATGACCAATGAAGAATATAACTACCCCATAAAAGAGCAGCTATAAGGGAAAAGAAATTCAATTGCTTAACGCAAGAAGGCAAAAAAGGACAACCAAAAGAGACATTAAAGGGTACAATTATTGGAAGTACTTATATGTACACTGTGGAAGTGAATGTTGTGTCACCATTAATTCTTGCCAAACCTTTTGTTGGAAAAATAGTACAGTGGTTAAAAATGTTACTCCCTCCATTTTAGTTTGAGTTATGCTTAGCACGGTTACTTGGAATTTCTGTGTTTTGCATGGTGCTTTGTACGTTCACTTGGAATATAATGCACACGTGGCCAGCACGCCTACTTGGTACCTACTCGTTCTCAGGAAGGCCAATGGGTACCTAACTGTGCTGAGCACGACACTTGGAACATACTCGTATTGAGCACGATTACTTGGAACGTACCCATATTTAGCACGACGGTTGGAACCTATTCATGCCCTACAACGGGCACGTGAAACCTACATGTGCTCAACACGGTCATTCTTGGGACATAGGAGGGTATCAAAGTGTACATAATAAAAGTATAAGGTATATTTAGAGTTAGTTAAATTGGTTAGTGGACAACTGTGTATGAGCTGTCATTTAGTTAGTGGTGAGCACTATATAGCCTTGTATTGAACGATGTCATAACATACGAAAGAATACAATTTTGATTTCTCCTCTTCTTCATCTCTCAATCTTCTTTCTCATaatttaacatggtatcagagcgggaaTCGCTAGGACTGTAATTTCGATCAATTTCCGGCGAGATTCAAGTTTTCCGGCAAAATACAGAGGCGAAATACATAGCTGagaaattcttcaatttcgagatCAATTTCAAGCAGCGATGGCTGATAACGAAGTCAGTTCACTCGATTATAATCATCCGCTATTTTTGCAAGCTTCAGATGCTCCAAGACTTGTCTTAATTCCGCTCAAGCTCACAGGCCCAGAAAACTACGCACTGTGGAGCAGGGAAATGAAATTGGCACTCTGGAAGCTTGGATTTGTGGATGGATC includes the following:
- the LOC107810965 gene encoding auxin-induced protein X10A-like, producing MKKGRGFRLGRRLVRVFSCFIRRRTNGRVGDKRLRSQGCASRAISKLSKCIRLLKHGAKGLCFARPNSGYIRVGKEPVDSKQVSVPKGHLAVYVGEKIDDTCRVVVPVIYFNHPLFADLLREAEMTYGYNHSGGIQIPCRISEFENVKSRIAATGGGGNCRR